The following coding sequences are from one Kallotenue papyrolyticum window:
- the ilvC gene encoding ketol-acid reductoisomerase, with protein MATIYYDNDADLNLIKHTPIAIIGFGSQGHAHALNLRDSGCDVRVGLYRGSRSWAKAEGYGLRVRTVDEASREAEIIMLLTPDIGQAEIYRDAIAPHLTAGKMLMFAHGFSIRYGQITPPRDVDVAMVAPKAPGHRVREVYEHGGGTPALVAVEQDATGQALAKALAYAKALGCTRAGVIQTTFAEETETDLFGEQAILCGGVSALVKAGFETLVEAGYQPEIAYFECMHELKLIVDLFYQGGLNYMRYSVSDTAEFGDYHAGPRIVTEQTRQAMRELLADIQSGAFAEEWIEENYQGRPNFNRMRAAEIDHPIERVGRELRRMMPFVNPKEVVPGSGGA; from the coding sequence GTGGCCACGATCTATTATGACAACGACGCCGACCTGAACCTGATCAAACATACGCCGATCGCCATCATCGGCTTTGGCAGCCAGGGCCATGCCCACGCGCTCAACCTGCGCGACAGCGGCTGCGATGTGCGCGTGGGCCTCTACCGGGGATCGCGGAGCTGGGCCAAGGCGGAAGGCTATGGCCTGCGCGTGCGCACCGTGGACGAGGCCAGCCGGGAAGCCGAGATCATCATGCTGCTGACGCCGGACATCGGCCAGGCGGAGATCTACCGCGACGCGATCGCGCCGCACCTGACGGCGGGCAAGATGCTGATGTTCGCGCATGGCTTCTCGATCCGCTACGGCCAGATCACGCCGCCCCGCGACGTGGACGTGGCCATGGTCGCGCCCAAAGCGCCCGGCCACCGCGTGCGCGAGGTCTACGAGCACGGCGGCGGCACACCGGCGCTGGTGGCGGTGGAGCAGGACGCCACCGGCCAGGCGCTGGCCAAGGCGCTGGCCTATGCCAAGGCGCTGGGCTGCACCAGGGCCGGCGTGATCCAGACCACCTTCGCCGAAGAGACCGAGACCGACCTGTTCGGCGAGCAGGCGATCCTGTGCGGCGGCGTGTCGGCGCTGGTCAAGGCCGGCTTCGAAACGCTGGTCGAGGCCGGCTATCAGCCCGAGATCGCCTACTTCGAGTGCATGCACGAGCTGAAACTGATCGTCGATCTGTTCTATCAGGGCGGTCTCAACTACATGCGCTACTCGGTCTCCGATACCGCCGAATTCGGCGACTACCACGCCGGGCCGCGCATCGTCACCGAGCAGACCAGACAGGCCATGCGCGAGCTGCTGGCCGACATCCAGAGCGGCGCCTTCGCCGAGGAATGGATCGAGGAGAACTACCAGGGCCGGCCCAACTTCAACCGCATGCGCGCGGCCGAGATCGATCATCCGATCGAGCGCGTTGGCCGCGAGCTGCGCCGGATGATGCCGTTCGTCAATCCGAAGGAAGTCGTGCCCGGATCGGGTGGGGCATAA
- the ilvD gene encoding dihydroxy-acid dehydratase, translating to MRSDTIKRGFERAPHRALLRATGMIRDESDWGKPFIAVCNSYIDIIPGHVHLQEFGRIVKEAIREAGGVPFEFNTIGVDDGIVMGHEGMRYSLPSRELIADSVETVVAAHCFDGLICIPNCDKIVPGMLMGAARVNIPTIFVSGGPMKAGVDSQGHKVDLITVFEGVGAYASGKIDDARLLELERTGCPTCGSCSGMFTANSMNCLCEALGVALPGNGTILAVSPERRDLARRAAWQLMELIRRGITFRDIVTPQAIDNAMALDVAMGGSTNTVLHVLALAREAGVDYPVARFNEVAERVPHLAKVSPAWDGDRQWHIEDVHAAGGIHAILKELSRKAGVLHLDALTVTGQTLGENLQSARNENPDCIRPIDRPHSPRGALCVLFGNLAPAGAVVKVGAVEQHEMRFRGPARCFDSEEAATNAVINGRVQPGDVVVVRYEGPKGGPGMREMLALTSMIKGMPALSSSVALITDGRFSGGTRGLCIGHVSPEAAEGGPIGLIRDGDTIAIDLAARALNVELTPDELEARRAAWRAPAPKYRRGWLARYTRFVTNASNGAVLDV from the coding sequence ATGCGGTCGGATACGATCAAACGTGGGTTTGAACGCGCCCCTCATCGCGCGTTGCTGCGGGCTACCGGCATGATCCGCGATGAGTCAGACTGGGGCAAGCCCTTTATCGCGGTCTGCAACTCCTACATCGATATTATTCCGGGCCACGTCCACCTGCAGGAGTTCGGGCGCATCGTCAAGGAGGCGATCCGCGAGGCCGGCGGCGTGCCCTTCGAGTTCAACACCATCGGCGTGGACGACGGCATCGTGATGGGCCACGAGGGCATGCGCTATTCGCTGCCGTCGCGCGAGCTGATCGCCGATTCGGTCGAGACGGTTGTCGCGGCGCACTGCTTCGACGGCCTGATCTGCATTCCCAACTGCGACAAGATCGTGCCCGGCATGCTGATGGGCGCGGCACGCGTCAACATCCCGACGATCTTCGTGTCGGGCGGGCCGATGAAGGCCGGCGTCGACTCGCAGGGCCACAAGGTCGATCTGATCACCGTCTTCGAGGGCGTGGGCGCGTACGCCAGCGGCAAGATCGACGACGCGCGGCTGCTGGAGCTGGAACGCACCGGCTGTCCCACCTGTGGCTCGTGCTCAGGCATGTTCACCGCCAACAGCATGAACTGCCTGTGCGAAGCGCTGGGCGTGGCCCTGCCCGGCAACGGCACCATCCTGGCGGTCTCTCCCGAGCGGCGCGATCTGGCACGACGTGCCGCTTGGCAGTTAATGGAGCTGATCCGGCGCGGCATCACCTTCCGCGACATCGTCACGCCGCAGGCGATCGACAACGCGATGGCGCTGGACGTGGCCATGGGCGGCTCGACCAACACCGTGCTGCATGTGCTGGCGCTGGCGCGCGAAGCGGGCGTGGACTATCCCGTGGCGCGCTTCAACGAGGTGGCCGAGCGCGTGCCGCATCTGGCCAAGGTCAGCCCCGCCTGGGACGGCGACCGCCAGTGGCATATCGAGGATGTGCACGCTGCCGGCGGCATCCACGCGATCCTCAAGGAGCTGAGCCGCAAAGCAGGCGTGCTGCACCTGGATGCGCTGACCGTCACCGGCCAGACGCTGGGCGAGAACCTGCAGTCGGCCCGCAACGAGAATCCCGACTGCATCCGCCCGATCGACCGGCCGCACTCGCCGCGCGGCGCGCTGTGCGTGCTCTTCGGCAATCTCGCGCCCGCGGGGGCGGTGGTCAAAGTCGGCGCGGTGGAGCAGCACGAGATGCGCTTCCGCGGCCCGGCGCGCTGCTTCGACTCCGAGGAGGCCGCCACCAACGCGGTGATCAACGGGCGCGTCCAGCCCGGCGATGTGGTGGTGGTGCGCTACGAGGGACCGAAGGGCGGTCCCGGCATGCGCGAGATGCTGGCGCTGACGTCGATGATCAAGGGCATGCCCGCGCTCTCGTCGAGCGTGGCGCTGATCACCGATGGCCGTTTCAGCGGCGGCACGCGCGGCCTGTGCATCGGCCATGTCTCGCCCGAAGCCGCCGAGGGCGGTCCCATCGGCCTGATCCGCGACGGCGATACCATCGCCATCGACCTCGCCGCCCGCGCGCTCAACGTCGAGCTGACGCCGGACGAGCTCGAGGCGCGGCGGGCCGCCTGGCGCGCGCCCGCGCCCAAGTACCGGCGCGGCTGGCTGGCGCGCTACACCCGCTTCGTGACCAACGCAAGCAACGGCGCTGTGCTCGATGTATAG
- the ilvN gene encoding acetolactate synthase small subunit, producing the protein MKHTLVALMQDRPGVLNRVVSLFRRRGFNIESLSVGHTETPGVSRMTIVVDGSQTNVEQVIKQLYRLIEVLKVSDVTHDPTVARELVMVKVHAPASRRAEINSLATVFEARIVDVAHDSMILELCANPDKVENFIDLVRPFGIREMLRTGRVAMVRGAHAHAGDPYVKVA; encoded by the coding sequence ATGAAACATACCCTTGTCGCGCTGATGCAGGATCGTCCCGGCGTGCTCAACCGCGTGGTCAGCCTGTTCCGGCGGCGCGGCTTCAACATCGAGAGTCTGAGCGTCGGCCATACCGAAACGCCGGGCGTGTCGCGCATGACGATCGTGGTGGACGGCTCGCAGACCAACGTCGAGCAGGTGATCAAGCAGCTCTACCGGCTCATCGAGGTGCTCAAGGTCAGCGACGTGACGCACGATCCCACCGTCGCGCGCGAGCTGGTGATGGTCAAGGTGCACGCGCCGGCCAGCCGCCGCGCCGAGATCAACAGCCTGGCGACCGTCTTCGAGGCGCGCATCGTCGATGTGGCCCACGACTCGATGATCCTGGAGCTGTGCGCCAATCCCGACAAGGTCGAGAACTTTATCGATCTGGTCCGACCGTTCGGCATCCGCGAGATGCTGCGCACCGGCCGCGTGGCGATGGTGCGCGGCGCGCATGCCCATGCCGGCGATCCCTACGTCAAGGTGGCGTAG
- a CDS encoding 2-isopropylmalate synthase codes for MEDYVKIFDTTLRDGEQSPGATMTTPEKLEVARQLARLGVDIIEAGFPAASLGDWEAVHLIAREVGTPDGPVICGLARANRNDIERCWTAIKPAAKPRIHTFIATSDIHLQYKLRMSREQVKQIVREMVGYARSLCADVEFSPEDAGRSDPQFLYEVLAIAIEAGATTLNIPDTVGYLTPDEYGALIRGIREAVPGVERVTISTHCHDDLGLAVANSLAGVRNGARQVECTINGIGERAGNAALEEIVMALHTRQQFYHLRTGIDTTQIARTSRMVSAITGLPVQPNKAIVGANAFSHESGIHQDGMLKHHLTYEIMRPETIGKDSVLVLGKHSGRHAFRKHLEHLGYQLSDSELETAFQRFKDLADKKKVVDDRDIVALIDDQLHQPAPIWELEQVQVSCGNVAIPTATVRLRGPDGEVRTDSAQGTGPVDAVYKAINRVIGQPNVLTEFSIKAITEGIDAVGDVTIRIQEPEPANGNGHGNGGAREQPEARARTYTGHGVHTDIIVAAAMAYMGALNKLIAARQERLRRQAAHYTEANAPAVALDLFGNSAWGRDG; via the coding sequence ATGGAGGATTACGTCAAGATCTTCGATACCACGCTGCGCGACGGCGAGCAGTCGCCCGGCGCGACGATGACCACGCCCGAGAAGCTGGAGGTCGCCAGGCAACTGGCGCGGCTGGGGGTTGATATCATCGAAGCCGGCTTTCCGGCCGCCTCGCTCGGCGACTGGGAGGCCGTGCATCTGATCGCGCGCGAGGTGGGCACGCCCGACGGACCGGTGATCTGCGGGCTGGCGCGCGCCAACCGCAACGACATCGAACGCTGTTGGACGGCGATCAAGCCCGCGGCCAAACCGCGCATCCACACCTTCATCGCCACATCTGACATCCATCTGCAGTACAAGCTGCGCATGAGTCGCGAGCAGGTCAAGCAGATCGTGCGCGAGATGGTGGGCTATGCCCGCTCGCTGTGCGCGGACGTGGAGTTCTCGCCCGAAGACGCCGGCCGCAGCGATCCGCAGTTCCTCTACGAGGTGCTGGCGATCGCCATCGAGGCCGGTGCGACCACGCTCAACATTCCCGACACCGTGGGCTACCTGACGCCCGACGAGTACGGCGCGCTGATCCGCGGCATCCGCGAGGCGGTGCCGGGCGTGGAGCGGGTGACGATCTCGACGCACTGCCACGACGATCTGGGCCTGGCCGTGGCCAATTCGCTGGCCGGCGTGCGCAACGGCGCGCGGCAGGTCGAGTGCACCATCAACGGCATCGGCGAGCGCGCCGGCAATGCCGCGCTGGAAGAGATCGTGATGGCGCTGCATACCCGCCAGCAGTTCTACCATCTGCGCACCGGCATCGACACCACGCAGATCGCCCGCACCAGCCGCATGGTCAGCGCGATCACCGGCCTGCCGGTCCAGCCCAACAAGGCGATCGTCGGCGCCAACGCCTTTTCGCACGAGTCCGGCATCCACCAGGATGGCATGCTCAAGCACCATCTGACCTATGAGATCATGCGGCCCGAAACTATCGGCAAGGACTCGGTGCTGGTGCTGGGCAAGCACTCCGGACGGCATGCCTTCCGCAAGCATCTGGAGCATCTGGGCTATCAACTCAGCGACAGCGAGCTGGAGACCGCCTTCCAGCGCTTCAAGGATCTGGCCGACAAAAAGAAGGTCGTTGACGATCGCGACATCGTGGCGCTGATCGACGATCAGCTCCACCAGCCCGCGCCGATCTGGGAGCTGGAACAGGTGCAGGTCTCGTGCGGCAACGTAGCCATTCCCACCGCGACGGTGCGCCTGCGCGGTCCCGATGGCGAGGTGCGCACCGACTCGGCGCAGGGCACCGGGCCGGTCGATGCCGTGTACAAGGCGATCAACCGCGTGATCGGCCAGCCCAACGTGCTGACCGAGTTCTCGATCAAGGCGATCACCGAGGGCATCGACGCGGTGGGCGACGTGACCATCCGCATCCAGGAGCCCGAACCGGCCAACGGCAACGGGCACGGCAACGGCGGCGCGCGCGAGCAGCCCGAAGCACGGGCGCGCACCTACACCGGCCATGGCGTCCATACCGACATCATCGTCGCGGCGGCCATGGCCTACATGGGCGCGCTGAACAAACTGATCGCCGCGCGCCAGGAGCGCCTGCGCCGGCAGGCCGCGCACTACACCGAAGCCAACGCGCCCGCCGTGGCGCTGGACCTCTTCGGCAACTCGGCCTGGGGGCGGGATGGGTAG
- the ilvB gene encoding biosynthetic-type acetolactate synthase large subunit, with protein MSDTRTGAQIMCEALIREGVEVLFGYPGGAIMPFYHALPEYPQLRHVLVRHEQAAGHMAEGYARASGKVGVCVATSGPGATNLVTAIADAMMDSVPIVAITGQVAAQFIGKDAFQETDVTGITQPITKHNYLVTDVADLAYVFKEAFHIARTGRPGPVLIDVAKNAQQARTVPQWPDRVNLPGYKPTYEGNRRQIREAIRLIGAAQKPLILAGRGVLEAGAMAELRELAERTGIPVITTLHGIGCFPENHPLALGMPGMHGWVHNNRAIQECDLLINIGSRFDDRVTGKTSTFAPHAKIIHIDIDPSEIGKNIRVDVPIVGDAQNVLRAMLEELPPRECRAWVEHIYRIREQHMPRQQYTRPDTDMFMPHDFFTVFSRIINERGPYRVCTDVGQHQMWAAQLIEWRHPYTHITSGGLGTMGFALPAAIGVQIACPDETVWAVAGDGGFQMNIQELATIRQERLPVKIAIINNGYLGMVRQWQELFHERRYSATPLWNPDFVKVAEAYGIPGICVTHQSQVEDAINAAYATDGPILLEFQVEREVNVYPMVAPGASIHEMITESPMEVV; from the coding sequence ATGTCAGACACTCGAACCGGCGCCCAGATCATGTGCGAGGCGCTGATCCGCGAAGGCGTGGAGGTCCTGTTCGGCTATCCCGGCGGCGCGATTATGCCCTTCTATCACGCCCTGCCGGAGTATCCCCAGTTGCGGCACGTGCTGGTGCGCCACGAGCAGGCCGCCGGCCACATGGCCGAGGGCTACGCCCGCGCGTCGGGCAAGGTGGGCGTGTGCGTGGCCACCAGCGGCCCGGGCGCGACCAACCTGGTCACCGCCATCGCCGACGCGATGATGGACAGCGTGCCGATCGTGGCGATCACCGGGCAGGTGGCGGCGCAGTTCATCGGCAAGGATGCCTTTCAGGAGACCGATGTGACGGGCATCACCCAGCCGATCACCAAGCACAACTACCTGGTGACCGACGTGGCCGATCTGGCCTATGTCTTCAAGGAGGCGTTTCATATCGCCCGCACGGGCCGGCCCGGGCCGGTGCTGATCGACGTGGCCAAGAACGCCCAGCAGGCGCGCACCGTGCCGCAGTGGCCCGACAGGGTCAACCTGCCCGGCTACAAGCCGACCTACGAGGGCAATCGCCGCCAGATCCGCGAAGCGATCCGGCTGATCGGCGCGGCGCAGAAGCCGCTGATCCTGGCCGGCCGCGGCGTGCTGGAGGCCGGCGCGATGGCCGAGCTGCGCGAGCTGGCCGAGCGCACCGGTATTCCGGTGATCACCACGCTGCACGGCATCGGCTGCTTCCCCGAGAACCATCCGCTGGCGCTGGGCATGCCCGGCATGCACGGCTGGGTGCATAACAACCGCGCCATTCAGGAGTGCGATCTGCTGATCAACATCGGCAGCCGCTTCGATGATCGCGTCACCGGCAAGACCTCGACCTTCGCGCCGCACGCCAAGATCATCCATATCGACATCGATCCATCGGAGATCGGCAAGAACATCCGCGTGGACGTGCCCATCGTCGGCGATGCGCAGAACGTTCTGCGCGCCATGCTGGAAGAGCTGCCGCCGCGCGAATGCCGGGCATGGGTGGAGCATATCTACCGCATTCGCGAGCAGCATATGCCGCGCCAGCAGTACACCCGTCCCGACACCGACATGTTCATGCCGCACGACTTTTTCACCGTCTTCAGCCGCATCATCAACGAGCGCGGCCCCTACCGCGTCTGCACCGACGTGGGGCAGCACCAGATGTGGGCGGCGCAGTTGATCGAGTGGCGTCATCCCTACACCCACATCACCAGCGGCGGGCTGGGCACGATGGGCTTTGCCCTGCCGGCGGCGATCGGCGTGCAGATCGCCTGTCCCGACGAGACGGTCTGGGCCGTGGCCGGCGATGGCGGCTTCCAGATGAACATCCAGGAGCTGGCGACGATCCGCCAGGAGCGTCTGCCGGTCAAGATCGCGATCATCAACAACGGCTACCTGGGCATGGTGCGGCAGTGGCAGGAGCTCTTCCACGAGCGGCGCTACTCGGCCACGCCGCTGTGGAACCCGGATTTCGTCAAGGTGGCCGAGGCCTACGGCATCCCCGGCATCTGCGTGACGCATCAGTCGCAGGTCGAGGACGCGATCAACGCCGCCTATGCCACCGACGGTCCGATCCTGCTGGAGTTCCAGGTCGAGCGCGAGGTGAACGTGTACCCGATGGTCGCGCCCGGCGCGTCGATCCACGAAATGATCACCGAATCGCCGATGGAAGTCGTCTAA
- the pheA gene encoding prephenate dehydratase, giving the protein MTRIAYLGPAGTWSEAAALCHGGDAAELLALASLPAVVAAVETGLADVGVLPVENSLEGAVGTTLDLLIHETDLQIVAEVVVPIRHMLLARPGTRLEEIQVLRSHPQALAQCRRFIERVLPNVVTAASLSTTAAVEEMLAESASAAISTPRAAELYPVQVLARDIQDKTTNATRFIVLAAQDAPPTGHDKTSLAFSVPHNTPGSLVRVLQIFAEAEINLTKVESRPARERLGQYIFLCDLEGHRHEPRVREALRRVAAQADWLKIFGSYPAWRETATVRPQRTP; this is encoded by the coding sequence ATGACCCGCATTGCCTATCTGGGGCCTGCCGGCACCTGGAGCGAGGCGGCGGCGCTGTGTCACGGCGGCGACGCCGCCGAACTGCTGGCGCTGGCCAGCCTGCCGGCGGTGGTGGCGGCGGTGGAAACCGGGCTGGCCGATGTCGGCGTTCTGCCGGTCGAGAACTCGCTGGAGGGCGCGGTCGGCACGACGCTCGACCTGCTGATCCACGAAACGGATCTGCAGATCGTCGCGGAGGTGGTGGTGCCGATCCGCCACATGCTGCTGGCGCGGCCCGGCACGCGCCTGGAGGAGATCCAGGTGCTGCGCTCGCATCCGCAGGCGCTGGCGCAGTGCCGGCGCTTCATCGAGCGCGTGCTGCCCAACGTCGTCACGGCGGCGTCGCTCAGCACCACCGCCGCGGTAGAAGAGATGCTGGCCGAGAGCGCCAGTGCCGCGATCAGCACGCCGCGCGCCGCGGAGCTGTATCCGGTGCAGGTGCTGGCCCGCGACATCCAGGACAAGACCACCAACGCGACGCGCTTCATCGTGCTGGCGGCGCAGGACGCGCCACCGACCGGCCACGACAAAACCTCGCTGGCCTTTTCGGTGCCGCACAACACGCCCGGCTCGCTGGTGCGCGTGCTCCAGATCTTCGCCGAGGCCGAGATCAACCTGACCAAGGTCGAATCGCGGCCCGCGCGCGAACGGCTGGGCCAGTACATCTTTCTGTGCGATCTGGAGGGCCATCGCCACGAGCCGCGCGTGCGCGAGGCGCTGCGGCGCGTCGCGGCGCAGGCCGACTGGCTCAAAATCTTCGGATCGTATCCGGCGTGGCGAGAGACAGCAACCGTCAGGCCGCAGCGCACGCCATGA